Proteins from a genomic interval of Lolium perenne isolate Kyuss_39 chromosome 1, Kyuss_2.0, whole genome shotgun sequence:
- the LOC139832852 gene encoding uncharacterized protein, translating into MGAGVVIRDHNGVCVAACSDSYQEVTIPELAEAMAMRRSLIFAKDESLDHVSLATECLSMVQRINAGEMDRSICGPVVQDIKHLIATFSTCSVVHVRRELNAAAHLLTRSVV; encoded by the coding sequence ATGGGAGCGGGAGTGGTGATCCGGGACCATAATGGAGTTTGTGTTGCTGCTTGCAGCGACTCTTACCAGGAGGTTACCATTCCTGAACTAGCTGAAGCCATGGCGATGAGGAGGTCTTTAATCTTTGCTAAGGATGAGAGCCTCGATCACGTGTCTCTAGCTACTGAATGCCTCTCCATGGTTCAGCGCATCAACGCCGGTGAGATGGATCGTTCGATTTGTGGACCAGTTGTCCAGGATATCAAGCACCTTATTGCTACATTCTCAACATGTTCTGTTGTTCATGTTCGCCGCGAGCTGAATGCGGCGGCGCATTTGTTAACCCGTTCTGTTGTCTAG